The genomic segment TGACCCGGCCAAGCGGGACAAGTGGCACCAGGAGGCCAAGCAGGCGTATCTCGACGGGTTCGAGCGGGTCTACAACGGCAGTCGGGCGCCCCTGTTCATCGGCAACCACTTCGAGGACTGGAACGGCGGTATCTACATGGACGCCGTCGAGGACGTGATGCGGGACGTGTGTCCGCGCGAGGGGGTGCGGTGCGTGTCGTTCCGTGAGCTGGCCGACTGGCTCGACGCGCAGGACCCGGCCACGCTCGCGCGGCTGCGGAACCTGGACCCGGCGCAGGTCCCCGACTGGCGGGCGATGGTGCGGTGACGGTCCCGCGTTGTCAGACCCCCCTCCTAGCATCGGGGCATGAGCATGAACGGGGAGTACGTACGGCTGACGCCCGACGAGCTGGAACGCGTCATCGGCGACCACGAGTGGGCGACGGCCCTCGTGGAGAAGCTGATGGACGCGGACGCGCGCCGACGGCCGGGGTCCGCCGAGGCGCGCTGTCACGGCACCGACAAGGCGTGGGACGCGATCGGCTTTCTGACGCGCCGCGCCGGATTCCTCGTCGACATCGTGCACGGCGAGGAGCAGGTGCCGTGGGGCGAGGACTGGGGGTACGGGCCGCCGCGCTACCTCAGCCCCGACCGCGTCCGCACGGCAGCCGAGGCCATGGCGGAGACCGGGGCCGACCGGCTCGTCGAGGG from the Streptomyces sp. AM 4-1-1 genome contains:
- a CDS encoding YfbM family protein, whose product is MSMNGEYVRLTPDELERVIGDHEWATALVEKLMDADARRRPGSAEARCHGTDKAWDAIGFLTRRAGFLVDIVHGEEQVPWGEDWGYGPPRYLSPDRVRTAAEAMAETGADRLVEGVGPADLTAAEVYPVGIWERDDSLEYATGHYEALVPFFRSAAEAGDAILVWLS